In Gordonia sp. SL306, the genomic window CCGTGGTCTCGCGGGTGGTGCGCGACGAGCCGAATGTCAGCGAGGAACGTCGGGAGCGGGTACGCGCGGCGATGGCCGAACTCGGCTACCGGCCGAACTCCATCGCGCGAGGTCTGTCGGAGGCCCGTAGCGGCACCGTCGGTGTGGTGATCAACGACCTGCGGAACCCGTGGTACGTCAGTCTGATCGAGGGCCTGGCGACGACATTGGACGCGGTCGACGTCGCGCCGATTCTGGTGGACAGTCGACTTGATCACCAGGTCGGTCGCGACACCGTGGAGACATTGCTGTCCCGGCAGGTGGACGGTCTGGTGGTGGTCGGAACGACGGACGCACGCGTGGAAGTCGAGCGGGCGGCCCAGTCGATTCCGGTGGTGCTCGCCGGCACCCTCGAGCCGGATCTGCCGACCGTGGACATCTCGGTCGACGACGATCTCGTCGGCGCGCGGCTGGCCACCGAACACCTTCTCGCGCTGGGACATCGACGACTTGCGCACATCCAGGGGCCGGGCTTGGTCGGGACTCTCCGTCGGCGGGGATTCGAGGAGACCATCGCTGAGTCGGGTGCGGCGGTCGAATCCGTGATGGTGGAGTACGGCGGCATGACCGAGGACGGGGGACATGCGGCGGCCGCGCGACTACTCGACTCCGCTGCGCCGCCCACCGCGATCTTCGGCTTCAACGACATGACGTGCCTGGGTGCGATGTCGGCGGCGGACGACCGAGGCATCTCGGTGCCTCGTGACCTGGCGCTCCTCGGCTACGACAACACGCAGTTGGCCGGCCTGCGCCACATCTCGCTGACCTCCATCGACAACGGGAACTTCACCGTCGGTGCGCAGGCGGCGAAGTTCCTCATCCAGCGCATGGACCGACTCACCGCCCCGCGGCGGGTCTATCGGCACGCGCCAGAACTGGTGGTCAGACGGACCACGGCGGCACCGCACTGACGTTAGAGCAGGGCGCCGCCGTGGGTCTCAGCCGCGGGCGTACAGGGCCAGGGCGACGAGCGCGGGCTGGCCGAACAGCCGGATGAGACGTTTGCGATCCGAGTCGAGACCGAACGCATCGATCTTGTTGCGGTACTGATGGATATTGCCAGGGAACACCGCGACGAAAAACGCCGCGGTCAGCGCGCCCAGCGTGCGCCGCTGTTTCGGCAGTCCGATGAGCCCGAGCCCGAGTCCGACCTCGGCGACACCGGAGGCGAGCACCGTGGCATCCGCGCCGAGCGGGACGAAGTCCGGCACCTGGGCCTGGAACTCCTTGCGCTGGAACGTCATGTGTCCGACGCCCGCGGTGGCGAGGATG contains:
- a CDS encoding LacI family DNA-binding transcriptional regulator, which codes for MSVDEVNPDGGAAAAGGRRAATIRDVAAHAGVSKSVVSRVVRDEPNVSEERRERVRAAMAELGYRPNSIARGLSEARSGTVGVVINDLRNPWYVSLIEGLATTLDAVDVAPILVDSRLDHQVGRDTVETLLSRQVDGLVVVGTTDARVEVERAAQSIPVVLAGTLEPDLPTVDISVDDDLVGARLATEHLLALGHRRLAHIQGPGLVGTLRRRGFEETIAESGAAVESVMVEYGGMTEDGGHAAAARLLDSAAPPTAIFGFNDMTCLGAMSAADDRGISVPRDLALLGYDNTQLAGLRHISLTSIDNGNFTVGAQAAKFLIQRMDRLTAPRRVYRHAPELVVRRTTAAPH